The following proteins are co-located in the Chitinophagales bacterium genome:
- a CDS encoding efflux RND transporter periplasmic adaptor subunit — translation MNKIKQAMKKIKLNIMLIAAIFAALTITSCGEKGDKAKGSSEEAAEEGAAGDGASFLELKDEQIKAAEIEMDSIKTRSISAILKVNGVLDVPPQNLYSINAPYGGFLKSTDLLEGSRVQKGQVIATLQHPDYIQMQQDYMNSVSQLVFLEKDYQRQVTLQNENASAAKTLQKAESEYNSLLATVKGLEAKFEMIGINKDEVKEGKITSTISLRSPISGYVTKVNANIGKYVSSQDVIFEIVNTEHLHVELTVFEKDIDKIRVGQKIRFTLANEPGKERTAHIYLIGRLFDESRTVRIHGHLDKEDPHLLPGMYINATIDLGEKVEATVPRQSVVMDNGKKYVFVQNTICAEHPECSAHESCPKEENCKEHPDCEAHEKLTITQVDTQHKQCEAHESCKNKSPEIKAIEQKEAGYFTFSKVEVETGTANENFVAINFKEPLDAHKKIVTKGAFFLLSQSKTGGMDACAQ, via the coding sequence ATGAATAAAATAAAACAGGCAATGAAAAAAATAAAATTAAACATCATGCTTATCGCAGCAATCTTTGCTGCTTTAACGATAACCTCTTGTGGCGAAAAAGGTGACAAAGCAAAAGGCAGTTCAGAAGAAGCCGCTGAAGAAGGTGCTGCGGGTGATGGAGCATCCTTTTTAGAATTAAAAGATGAACAAATAAAAGCTGCCGAAATAGAGATGGACAGCATTAAGACAAGAAGCATCAGTGCCATTCTTAAAGTAAATGGTGTGCTCGATGTACCGCCACAAAATTTATATTCCATCAATGCTCCTTACGGAGGATTTTTAAAAAGCACTGATTTGCTCGAAGGGTCAAGAGTTCAAAAAGGTCAAGTCATTGCAACGCTTCAACATCCAGATTACATACAAATGCAGCAGGATTACATGAACAGCGTAAGCCAGCTTGTGTTCCTCGAAAAAGATTACCAGCGGCAGGTAACCTTGCAAAATGAAAATGCTTCCGCTGCAAAAACATTGCAAAAAGCAGAATCGGAATACAACAGCTTGCTTGCCACCGTTAAAGGGCTCGAAGCAAAGTTTGAGATGATAGGAATTAACAAAGATGAAGTTAAAGAGGGAAAAATAACTTCAACCATTTCACTTCGCTCGCCCATCAGTGGCTACGTTACAAAAGTAAATGCCAACATTGGTAAGTATGTTAGCTCACAAGATGTAATTTTTGAAATCGTAAATACCGAACACCTCCATGTGGAGCTTACAGTTTTTGAAAAAGACATTGATAAAATTCGTGTAGGTCAGAAAATACGGTTCACCCTTGCCAATGAGCCGGGCAAAGAACGCACCGCTCATATTTATCTTATAGGCAGATTGTTTGACGAATCACGAACAGTTCGCATTCACGGGCATCTCGATAAAGAAGACCCACACCTGTTGCCGGGCATGTACATCAATGCTACAATAGATTTAGGTGAAAAAGTTGAAGCAACTGTGCCGCGTCAATCCGTAGTGATGGATAACGGAAAGAAATATGTCTTTGTACAAAATACAATATGTGCTGAACATCCCGAATGCAGCGCACATGAAAGTTGTCCTAAAGAGGAAAACTGCAAAGAGCATCCCGATTGCGAAGCCCATGAAAAATTGACAATCACACAAGTTGATACCCAACACAAACAATGCGAAGCGCATGAATCCTGCAAAAACAAATCACCCGAAATAAAAGCCATAGAACAGAAGGAAGCAGGGTATTTCACATTCTCCAAAGTGGAAGTAGAAACGGGTACAGCAAACGAAAACTTTGTAGCAATAAATTTTAAAGAACCTCTTGATGCTCATAAAAAAATCGTAACAAAAGGAGCTTTCTTTTTACTATCTCAAAGCAAAACAGGTGGCATGGATGCATGTGCGCAATAA
- a CDS encoding relaxase/mobilization nuclease domain-containing protein, translating to MVLKSLTRKSPSTRQLLSYLTEKKEKLIGDKQTPILIRHNIRSRSLDKIVKEFDHNETFRLHRRKDNVRVYHTILSFSNRDRQHINEKMLRDIAKQHMKLRGNNNMYLGVAHYDKSHVHLHLVMSGTKYLTGESNRLSRKEFHELKLAMDLYQKQRYPELIHSLPRHGRSQKLKEAQREPEPTRGNSRESQKDTLQQILEEAYAKSKSRDDFINHLKSHNHVVYFRNGRLQGVKFEGDRKFRFSRLGYDKDKLEKLDALRINEEKNLEDLRELRASRTLERDQEKEKSDQDDDRFDLEKDIDSDEEEVKNEEAPEVEEETDDTGSDDDSVEELSDEADDIYQ from the coding sequence ATGGTGCTCAAAAGCCTCACACGTAAATCACCAAGCACTCGACAGTTATTAAGTTATCTCACTGAGAAAAAAGAAAAACTGATTGGAGACAAGCAAACTCCAATCCTTATTCGACATAATATTCGATCCAGAAGTCTGGATAAGATTGTCAAAGAATTTGACCACAACGAAACCTTCAGATTACACCGGCGTAAGGATAACGTCCGGGTATACCATACGATACTTTCCTTCTCAAACAGGGACCGTCAGCATATCAATGAGAAAATGCTTCGTGATATTGCGAAGCAACACATGAAATTGCGAGGCAATAACAATATGTACCTCGGCGTGGCACATTACGACAAATCTCATGTTCACCTACACCTCGTGATGTCCGGTACTAAATATCTCACCGGCGAATCCAATAGGCTATCCCGAAAGGAATTTCACGAACTAAAACTGGCAATGGATTTATACCAGAAACAGCGGTACCCGGAACTCATCCACAGTTTACCTCGGCATGGTAGATCACAAAAATTGAAGGAAGCGCAACGTGAGCCGGAACCAACTAGAGGTAATTCCCGTGAATCTCAAAAGGACACCTTACAGCAAATTCTTGAAGAAGCCTACGCCAAATCAAAGTCGCGGGACGACTTTATAAACCACTTGAAATCGCATAACCATGTGGTCTATTTCCGAAATGGCCGATTACAAGGGGTGAAATTTGAAGGTGACAGAAAATTTAGATTCAGTAGGCTCGGGTATGATAAAGATAAACTAGAGAAGCTTGATGCCCTTCGCATCAATGAAGAAAAGAACCTGGAAGACTTACGGGAGCTTAGAGCCTCTCGGACTTTAGAGCGTGACCAGGAGAAAGAAAAAAGCGACCAAGATGATGACAGGTTCGATTTAGAAAAGGATATTGATTCCGATGAAGAGGAAGTTAAAAATGAAGAAGCCCCCGAAGTAGAGGAGGAAACTGATGACACTGGTTCAGATGATGACTCCGTTGAGGAGCTATCAGATGAAGCAGATGACATCTATCAGTAA
- a CDS encoding CusA/CzcA family heavy metal efflux RND transporter, whose product MLDKIIKFSIYNKGVIGFFTALLVIAGIYSATQLPIDAVPDITNNQVQVMTLAPTLGAQEVEQFITVPIELSLGNIPHVIEKRSISRSGISVITIVFKDATDIFWARQQISERLKEAEEQIPKGMATPMLAPITTGLGEIYHYVIHAKPGFENKYSATDLRTMQDWIVKRQLSGTEGLAEVSGWGGFVKTYEIAIDNDKINALNITIPEIYHALEVNNENTGGSYIEQYGNAYFIRGLGLVKSLEDIEKIVVKTVNDVPLLIRDIAIVQFGATTRMGAITRNGEGEAVAGVTLMLKGENFSKVISHVKERMVQIQKSLPEGVIIEPFIDRTELVGRAMGTVEKNLIEGALIVIFILVLLLGNLRAGLLVASVIPLSMLFAISMMKLFGVSGNLMSLGAIDFGLIVDGAVIIVESVVHRLHTSRQAGKDIITQKEMNETVFHSASGMMNSATFGQIIIIIVYLPILTLVGIEGKMFRPMAETVAFAIIGALLLSLTYVPMMASLVLSKSKKAEHKKNISDKIMDFLHRIYAPLLGFAMRQKIAVVIVSVALFIATIFTFTRLGGEFIPTLDEGDLTVEISMMQGASLTQVVETFGKAEKILKAKFPEIKQIVTRIGSAEIPTDPMPIERGDMMVSMKPKEEWTSAETREEMMEKMEEELSVLPGINKEITQPMQMRFNELMTGIRQDVAIKIFGDDLDTLVQRANLIAQWITPVEGVSEAIVEKVTGLPQIVVEYDRDRIAQYGLNIEDINMILKTAFAGNVAGVVFEGEKRFDMVVRLQQDLRKDISDIENLYVPLPNGKKIPLNQVAHIEYKTAPGQISHEDARRRIYVGFNVRGRDVETVVEDIQKILSEKLKLPAGYYVTYGGQFQNLKEAEKRLSLAVPAALALILVLLYLTFRSVKEMLIIFTAVPLSAIGGVYALWLRDMHFSISAGVGFIALFGVAVLNGIVLIAYFNQLEKEGVTDIYERVKKGTQVRLRPVIMTAAVASLGFLPMALSSGAGAEVQKPLATVVIGGLISATLLTLIVIPVLYILFSRRKKLKPSLASAHILFLALAVFFSTGKANAQDHQALSLDDCIKIAVENNSEMKIATLETKQFKALQKTAFDIEKTDITIMQDATDGGSSDNSWVISQRFEFPTVYTAQKKLAKAETKLSEQSAEVKHNYLIKEVKIVYYAQLYLIEKLRILQAQDSLYSDFSRIANVRFATGESSNLEKIVASNRYREIQLQKQQAEVEALINNKKLQQLLNVNYTITIAETKLPKLIENFSPDSSALASYPLLNFYRQQVTVQSVKANVEKNKFLPDIFGSYYHQYILSSFNPASIERNYFPGTRVGGFELGISIPLFFNTQRGMVQHAELGGQIAQEQLKQAELQLQTNYYAQYQNYLRLFDAINYYQGSGLPESQELLRTSQVAYINGEIGYVEFIQNTSQAAETQLRYFELLNQYNESVITLTHFTPSK is encoded by the coding sequence ATGCTTGACAAAATCATAAAATTCTCCATTTACAATAAAGGAGTAATCGGGTTCTTTACCGCCTTGCTCGTTATTGCGGGCATTTACTCAGCAACTCAATTGCCTATTGATGCCGTTCCCGACATAACAAATAACCAGGTGCAGGTAATGACACTTGCACCCACGCTTGGCGCACAGGAAGTGGAGCAATTCATTACCGTACCCATCGAACTGTCATTAGGAAACATTCCTCACGTTATTGAAAAACGCTCAATATCCCGTTCAGGTATTTCTGTAATTACTATCGTGTTCAAAGATGCTACTGATATATTCTGGGCGCGGCAGCAGATTTCAGAACGATTAAAGGAAGCCGAGGAACAAATTCCCAAAGGCATGGCAACACCCATGCTTGCGCCTATAACAACAGGGCTTGGAGAAATTTATCATTATGTGATTCATGCAAAACCCGGCTTTGAAAATAAATACAGCGCTACCGACCTGCGTACAATGCAGGACTGGATTGTAAAACGCCAGCTTTCAGGCACAGAAGGTCTTGCAGAAGTGAGCGGTTGGGGAGGTTTTGTAAAAACGTATGAGATAGCCATTGACAATGATAAAATAAATGCGCTCAACATAACCATTCCCGAAATATATCATGCGCTTGAAGTCAACAATGAAAACACAGGCGGTTCTTATATTGAGCAATACGGCAATGCATATTTTATCCGCGGATTGGGCTTGGTAAAATCATTGGAGGACATTGAAAAAATTGTTGTTAAAACTGTAAATGATGTTCCTCTTTTGATTCGTGACATAGCTATTGTACAGTTTGGCGCTACAACCCGGATGGGAGCCATAACCCGCAATGGCGAAGGTGAAGCGGTTGCCGGAGTTACGCTTATGCTCAAAGGTGAAAATTTCAGTAAAGTGATTAGTCACGTAAAAGAACGGATGGTGCAGATTCAAAAATCCCTGCCCGAAGGAGTAATAATTGAGCCTTTCATTGACCGCACAGAATTAGTTGGAAGAGCGATGGGCACAGTTGAAAAAAATCTTATTGAAGGGGCACTGATTGTAATATTTATTCTTGTGCTTTTACTTGGAAATTTAAGAGCAGGTTTATTAGTGGCATCAGTAATTCCTTTGTCCATGCTCTTTGCCATTTCAATGATGAAGCTTTTTGGGGTATCTGGTAACCTTATGAGTTTAGGTGCAATTGATTTCGGGTTGATAGTGGATGGAGCCGTAATAATTGTAGAAAGTGTTGTGCATCGTTTGCATACTTCACGGCAAGCAGGGAAAGATATAATTACCCAAAAAGAAATGAACGAAACCGTATTTCATTCTGCATCCGGCATGATGAACAGCGCCACATTCGGTCAAATAATTATCATCATTGTTTATCTTCCTATTCTTACACTGGTTGGCATTGAAGGAAAAATGTTTCGCCCGATGGCAGAAACGGTTGCCTTTGCAATTATAGGGGCGCTGCTCCTTTCACTTACCTATGTTCCCATGATGGCATCGCTGGTATTAAGTAAAAGCAAAAAAGCAGAACACAAAAAAAACATCAGCGATAAAATAATGGACTTTTTGCACCGCATATATGCGCCTTTGCTTGGTTTTGCAATGCGACAAAAAATTGCAGTAGTGATTGTTTCAGTCGCCTTATTTATTGCAACCATTTTCACATTCACACGGTTAGGCGGTGAATTTATTCCCACCCTTGATGAAGGAGACCTTACCGTAGAAATAAGCATGATGCAGGGAGCTTCATTAACTCAGGTAGTAGAAACATTTGGTAAGGCTGAAAAAATTCTGAAAGCAAAATTTCCGGAAATAAAACAAATCGTTACACGAATCGGAAGCGCAGAAATTCCAACCGATCCCATGCCAATCGAAAGAGGCGATATGATGGTTTCCATGAAGCCAAAAGAAGAATGGACAAGTGCTGAAACGCGGGAAGAAATGATGGAAAAAATGGAAGAAGAATTATCTGTCCTTCCCGGAATCAATAAAGAAATTACGCAACCCATGCAAATGCGTTTTAATGAATTAATGACAGGAATAAGGCAGGACGTAGCGATTAAAATATTCGGTGATGATTTAGATACGCTTGTACAACGGGCAAATTTAATTGCACAATGGATAACGCCTGTGGAAGGTGTGAGCGAAGCCATTGTTGAAAAGGTAACGGGCTTACCGCAGATTGTTGTAGAGTACGACCGTGACAGGATAGCACAATATGGCTTAAATATAGAGGATATAAACATGATTCTGAAAACAGCATTTGCAGGGAACGTTGCCGGAGTTGTATTTGAAGGTGAAAAAAGATTTGACATGGTGGTTAGGTTACAGCAGGATTTGCGGAAGGATATATCGGACATTGAAAACCTGTATGTGCCTTTGCCAAATGGTAAAAAAATTCCATTAAACCAGGTTGCACATATTGAATATAAAACTGCACCGGGACAAATCTCACATGAAGATGCAAGACGAAGGATTTATGTCGGCTTCAATGTAAGAGGCAGAGATGTGGAAACTGTAGTGGAAGATATTCAAAAAATTCTATCAGAAAAATTAAAACTACCTGCCGGATATTATGTTACCTATGGAGGTCAGTTTCAAAATCTCAAAGAAGCTGAAAAACGATTGTCATTAGCCGTGCCTGCTGCATTGGCACTTATTTTAGTTTTGCTTTATTTAACCTTTCGCTCTGTAAAGGAAATGTTAATCATATTTACTGCAGTACCGCTTTCTGCTATCGGTGGAGTATATGCATTATGGTTGCGCGATATGCACTTCAGCATTTCCGCAGGAGTAGGTTTTATCGCCTTGTTTGGTGTAGCTGTATTAAATGGAATCGTATTAATTGCGTACTTCAATCAGTTGGAAAAGGAAGGAGTTACAGATATTTATGAGCGAGTAAAAAAAGGAACGCAGGTAAGGTTGCGACCCGTTATTATGACCGCAGCAGTTGCATCACTTGGTTTTTTACCAATGGCTCTTTCAAGCGGTGCAGGTGCCGAAGTTCAAAAGCCACTTGCTACAGTTGTAATTGGTGGTCTCATATCAGCAACATTGCTTACACTAATAGTCATTCCGGTTTTATACATTTTGTTTTCAAGAAGAAAAAAACTAAAACCTTCACTTGCCTCTGCTCATATTCTCTTTCTTGCTTTAGCTGTTTTCTTTAGTACCGGAAAAGCAAATGCACAGGACCATCAGGCTCTTTCCCTAGATGATTGCATAAAGATTGCAGTGGAAAACAATTCTGAAATGAAAATTGCAACATTGGAAACGAAGCAATTTAAAGCACTGCAAAAAACTGCATTTGATATTGAAAAAACAGACATTACAATAATGCAGGATGCCACCGATGGAGGAAGTTCTGATAATAGTTGGGTTATATCGCAGCGTTTTGAATTTCCAACGGTATATACTGCGCAAAAGAAATTGGCTAAAGCAGAAACAAAACTCAGTGAGCAATCGGCAGAGGTAAAACATAATTATTTAATAAAGGAAGTAAAGATTGTTTATTACGCACAACTATATTTGATTGAAAAATTACGCATACTCCAGGCGCAGGATAGTTTGTACAGTGACTTTTCACGCATAGCAAATGTGAGATTTGCAACAGGCGAATCTTCTAATCTCGAAAAAATAGTTGCATCCAACAGGTATCGGGAAATTCAATTACAAAAACAGCAGGCAGAAGTTGAAGCATTGATAAATAATAAAAAATTACAGCAACTACTCAATGTAAATTATACGATCACTATTGCTGAAACCAAGCTCCCTAAATTAATCGAAAACTTTTCGCCAGATAGCAGCGCATTAGCTTCTTATCCGCTTCTTAATTTTTACAGGCAACAGGTAACAGTCCAATCAGTTAAAGCAAATGTTGAGAAAAATAAATTCCTTCCTGATATTTTTGGGAGCTACTACCATCAGTATATCCTTTCATCTTTTAATCCTGCAAGTATTGAACGGAATTATTTTCCCGGCACACGCGTAGGAGGTTTTGAGTTGGGAATATCAATACCATTGTTTTTTAATACGCAGAGAGGCATGGTTCAGCACGCAGAATTAGGTGGGCAAATAGCACAGGAGCAGCTAAAGCAGGCTGAACTTCAATTGCAAACCAATTATTATGCTCAGTATCAAAATTATTTACGGCTGTTCGATGCAATTAACTATTATCAGGGTAGCGGCTTGCCGGAATCGCAGGAATTACTCAGAACATCACAGGTAGCATATATTAATGGCGAAATAGGATATGTGGAGTTTATACAAAACACTTCTCAGGCTGCCGAAACACAATTACGCTATTTTGAATTACTCAATCAATACAATGAATCTGTAATTACTCTTACCCATTTTACACCATCAAAATAA
- a CDS encoding cation transporter → MSVRKTIFNISKMDCASEEQLIRMKLEGDKSIQQLQFDLPNRKLFAYHTGSAEPLAEKINQLNLGSKLISTEVVSDSVITNETTIERKLLWIVFTINFAFFIIEIIAGFLAGSMGLAADSLDMMADAIVYGMSLYAVGKLASTKKNIAKAGGIFQMTLAILGFIEVIRRFLGFGELPVFQTMIIVSTFALIGNAVTLYLLQKSKSKEAHMQASMIFTSNDVIANIGVITAGIIVYITHSPYPDLIAGTIIFLIVAKGAVRILKLSQK, encoded by the coding sequence ATGTCAGTCCGGAAAACAATATTCAATATTTCCAAAATGGATTGCGCCTCAGAGGAGCAATTAATAAGAATGAAACTGGAAGGAGATAAATCCATTCAGCAACTACAGTTCGATTTGCCAAACAGGAAATTATTTGCATACCACACCGGAAGCGCAGAACCACTGGCAGAAAAAATTAATCAACTCAATCTCGGTTCAAAATTAATTTCAACGGAAGTTGTTAGTGATTCAGTAATCACAAATGAAACAACCATAGAGCGAAAGCTGCTTTGGATAGTATTCACAATCAACTTTGCATTCTTCATTATAGAAATAATTGCTGGATTTCTTGCCGGTTCGATGGGATTGGCAGCCGACAGTTTAGATATGATGGCAGATGCAATTGTCTATGGAATGAGTTTATATGCAGTCGGAAAACTTGCATCAACCAAAAAAAATATTGCCAAAGCAGGAGGCATTTTTCAGATGACTTTAGCCATATTAGGATTCATAGAAGTAATCAGGCGGTTTTTAGGATTCGGTGAACTCCCCGTTTTTCAAACCATGATTATTGTTTCAACATTCGCACTTATCGGAAATGCCGTCACGCTCTATCTCCTTCAAAAATCAAAAAGCAAAGAAGCCCATATGCAAGCAAGCATGATTTTCACCAGCAACGATGTCATTGCAAACATCGGAGTCATCACAGCAGGAATAATTGTTTACATCACCCACTCACCCTATCCCGATTTAATCGCAGGAACAATCATATTTCTCATAGTAGCAAAAGGAGCAGTCAGAATTTTAAAACTCTCCCAAAAATAA
- a CDS encoding type IV secretory system conjugative DNA transfer family protein yields MMQFLIELFNIVTLVIAEISQGIFDGIISLFPEERKTRYDADFGSVSDTLFKSGNGFSVTGSRFLSLEDSFSHMVCFGGSGSRKSNSIIIPTVLNARNVSMVIHDPSKEVFFKTALAKSREGFKIKVLDYNTPEKSEGFNALAKCQTYSDVHKLASVLVRNTIEHSSDPFWNKSAETLIALFATYLIKYAKPEHKNFSSVLAMVQKFSYDAKKLDVLMVKTHDQQLIDQYKTFVAYPDKTLMSVVATAITALSIFVSESLAKVTSFNTIEFDEFRTHPTILYICNSAKDAEFYRGMSAIFFESFWGSILNTIPSKNEYPILFLIDEASSMKIGSLASSVALLRKHASAILLIYQDYRQLENLYGSYQASNIVANCATRLYMPNQPIEICKMLETVLGKYQYEDEKILRTRELLTASEIRQLNESIILFKNTAPLRAKMRPYYETLRFKRLTELGAYQVENKIPFTSLPVIQFD; encoded by the coding sequence ATGATGCAATTCCTTATAGAGCTGTTTAACATCGTCACCCTGGTTATTGCAGAAATATCACAGGGCATATTTGATGGTATCATCTCACTTTTTCCGGAAGAGCGAAAGACCCGGTATGACGCTGATTTCGGATCAGTAAGCGACACACTCTTCAAATCAGGAAACGGATTTTCAGTAACTGGAAGCAGATTCCTGTCTCTGGAAGACAGTTTTTCTCACATGGTGTGCTTTGGTGGCAGTGGATCCCGAAAATCAAACTCCATTATCATCCCAACAGTTCTGAATGCGCGAAATGTTTCGATGGTGATACATGATCCATCTAAGGAGGTATTTTTCAAAACAGCTTTGGCGAAAAGTAGAGAAGGATTCAAGATTAAAGTGTTGGATTATAACACGCCCGAAAAATCTGAAGGTTTCAATGCGTTGGCCAAGTGTCAAACGTATTCAGATGTGCACAAGCTGGCCAGTGTGCTTGTGAGAAATACCATCGAACATTCATCAGACCCATTCTGGAATAAAAGCGCAGAAACCTTGATTGCTCTCTTTGCAACCTATTTGATCAAATACGCTAAACCTGAACACAAAAATTTTTCGAGTGTTCTTGCGATGGTTCAAAAGTTTAGTTATGACGCAAAAAAGTTAGATGTGTTAATGGTGAAAACACATGATCAACAATTAATTGATCAGTATAAAACCTTTGTTGCGTATCCGGATAAAACTTTAATGAGTGTCGTGGCCACTGCAATTACCGCTTTATCAATTTTTGTTAGTGAAAGTTTGGCAAAGGTTACTTCTTTTAATACCATTGAGTTTGACGAATTCAGAACGCATCCTACCATTCTTTACATCTGCAACTCAGCAAAAGACGCAGAATTCTATCGTGGTATGAGTGCTATTTTCTTTGAATCCTTTTGGGGTTCAATTTTGAATACTATACCAAGTAAAAATGAATACCCAATTCTCTTTCTCATAGATGAAGCATCGTCAATGAAGATTGGATCATTGGCTTCATCGGTAGCCCTACTTCGGAAGCATGCTAGTGCCATTCTTCTTATCTACCAAGATTATAGGCAACTGGAAAATCTTTACGGCTCGTACCAGGCATCCAACATAGTAGCCAACTGCGCTACCAGGTTATATATGCCAAACCAACCTATTGAAATTTGTAAAATGCTCGAAACAGTTTTAGGAAAATATCAATATGAAGATGAGAAGATACTTCGGACACGAGAGTTGCTCACTGCCTCTGAAATAAGGCAATTGAATGAGTCTATCATTTTGTTTAAGAATACAGCACCACTCCGAGCTAAGATGCGGCCATACTACGAAACCCTGCGGTTTAAAAGGCTCACGGAACTTGGTGCATACCAAGTTGAGAATAAGATTCCATTTACATCTCTTCCAGTAATTCAATTTGATTAA
- a CDS encoding helix-turn-helix domain-containing protein, giving the protein MEVICLEDKALYALIEEVVERLKEKAGEKEDKWISDEEAMKKLRIKSKTTLQKLRDQGKIRFAQPEKKLILYDTDSLNEYLEKHAKEPFGL; this is encoded by the coding sequence ATGGAAGTCATTTGCCTAGAAGATAAAGCTCTATACGCCCTTATCGAAGAAGTCGTTGAACGTCTCAAAGAAAAAGCAGGCGAAAAGGAGGATAAATGGATTTCAGACGAAGAGGCCATGAAAAAGCTGAGGATCAAAAGCAAAACAACTCTTCAGAAGCTCAGAGACCAAGGTAAAATCAGGTTTGCCCAACCAGAAAAAAAGCTCATTTTGTACGACACTGACTCACTCAATGAGTATCTTGAAAAACATGCAAAAGAACCTTTTGGATTATGA